The Rhodococcus sp. B50 DNA window CCCGAGCCCGCGCAGATATTCGGCGAAGCTGCGTTGACGTTCGGCGTGCCAGGCGGCCTGATCGGCCATGATGTCGAGTTCGGCGAGTTCGGGATAGCGCGCGACGAGCGCGCGGGTCAAGTGGCCGGCCGCGAGCGCGTCGGCCTCGGCCTCGTGCGGATTCGGCAGTGCCACCCCGTACTCCTCGCAGACCGCCTGCAGTGTGCGCCTGCCGGGACGACTGCGGTCCATCTCGCGGTCGATGACATACGGGTCGACGACCGTGCCGATGTCGAGGCCGGGCAGGCCCAGGCGGCGGCCCTCGGCGTCGAGCACCGTCAGGTCGTAGCTGGCGTTGAACGCGACGACGGTGTGGCCGCGCGCCCACGCGTCGCACACCGCCTGCCGGATCTGCCGGTACCCCTCGAGGTAGTCGAGTCCTTCGGTGCGGGCGTGGGCGGTGGTGATGCCGTGGATCGCGGTGGTCTCCTCGGGTATCGGGATACCCGGGTCGAGCAGCCACGACCGTGCGTCGATGCGGTCGCCGTCGAAGGTCGCGACGCAGGCCGTGACGATGCGGGCGTTGCGGGGATCCCGGTCGGTGGTCTCGAGATCGAACGCGCAGATCGGTCTGTCCGGCCAGTGCGTCATGTTCGGTCCTCGCGTCCGTCGGATGATGATCTGTCGGACGCATTGTTGCGGGAGGCACCGACATGCCTCGAGGAAAGAACCGTCAGATCGTGTCGGTGCAGACCACGAAGTTGCGTTCCCGGTACACGAACCCTCCCTCGGAGGTCGCGCAGTCGTTCACGTCGGAGGTGTCGAGCAGGATCTCGGTGACCTCTTCGCCCTGGACCGCAGGCTCCCCGCATTCGATGCGTTGCGGATCCTCGCCGCCGAGGTCCATGCAGGTCCCCACCACCCAGTCGATGTCGAGACACAACGCGCCGACCTCGACGCCGCCGAACGACTCGTAGTAGGTCTGGTCGATGTCGCCGGGGCACATGGCACTGGCATCCACGACGTCGACGACCTTGTAGTTCGAACTCGGGGTGCCGCAGTCTGCGTAGTCGATGGTCGCGTCGTCGACCGTGCCGCCGAGCGCGACGCATTCGCCCGTTGCGACGTCGATGCTCAGCTCGGTCGACGACGATGCGGACGGAGTCGTGGTGGGCAGGGAGAAGGAGGGAGCCGTGGACGTGGCCAGGGCGTTCGCGGCGGACACGGCCTGTCCTTCGACCTGGCTCGTGCATCCTCCGAGCACCCCTGCTGTCGCCAACGCCATCGCGGCACCGGCCGCCCCTCGGAGAATGTTCATGGTCGAAGAGCCTACGGAAGCGCTGCCGGTACCCGTACGGGGTGGAACGATGTGCCGCATGGACCTGCCTGTGGTGCCGCCGCTCGCCCCGATGCTCGCCAAGGTCTCCTCCACCGTCCCCTCCCAACCCGAGAGCGGTCCCCCCGAGTGGTCCTACGAACCCAAATGGGACGGCTTCCGGGCGATCGTCTTCCGCGATGGTGACGAGGTGGTCCTCGCCTCGCGCGGCGGTAAGGACCTCGTCCGTTACTTCCCGGAGCTCGCCGACGCGGTGCGCGCCGAACTGCCGCACAGGTGCGTGGTCGACGGGGAGATCGTCGTCCCGCGCGAACGCGACGGCCGCACCCGACTCGACTGGCAGGCGCTGTCCGAGCGGATCCATCCGGCCGCCAGCCGGGTCACGATGCTCGCCGAGCAGACACCGGCTGTGTTCGTCGGCTTCGATCTGCTCGCTCTCGGCGACGAGAACCTCATGGAGACCCCGTTCGCCGACCGGCGCGCCCGGCTGCGGTCCGAGATCGGCGGGGGAAAGAGCTGCCACGTCACGGTGGCCACCACCGATACCGACACCGCCCGTCGCTGGTTCGAGGAGTTCGAGGGCGCCGGCCTCGACGGGGTCGTCGCCAAACGGCTCGACGGACTCTATGTGCCCGACAAACGGGAGATGCTCAAGCTCAAGCACGCGCGCACCGCCGACTGCGTCCTCATGGGTTACCGCAAGCACAAGACCGTCGAGGGTGTCGGGTCGCTGCTGCTCGGGCTGTACCACGAGGGCGAGCTCGCCATGGTCGGCGGTGCCTCGGCGTTCACGCGGGAGCGGCGCGAGGAACTGCTCGCCGAACTGCAGCCCCTGCGTCTCGGAGAGGGCGTCGTCGAACAGGGCGAACCGACGCGGTGGCGTTCGGCGGTGGATCGCAGTTGGGTACCGCTGCGTCCCGAACGTGTCGTCGAGGTCGCGTACGACCAGATGGAAGGGGTGTCCGGGGCGGGGATGCGGTTCCGGCACGCAGCGAAATTCCAGCGGTGGCGTCCCGACCGGGACCCCGAGAGCTGCACGTTCGACCAGCTCGAGGTTCCGGTGCGCTACGACCTGTCGGATGTGCTCGACCGGACGGAGGACTGACATGGCCACGAAGCGTTCGCCCGCCGAGGAGCTGGACGTCGACGGCACGCCCGTGCGCCTGTCGAATCCCGACAAGATCTATTTCCCGCAGCTCGGGGCGGACGGCGGCACGAAGCGGCATCTTGTGGAGTACTACCGGAGGATCACCACCGAG harbors:
- a CDS encoding 3'-5' exonuclease produces the protein MTHWPDRPICAFDLETTDRDPRNARIVTACVATFDGDRIDARSWLLDPGIPIPEETTAIHGITTAHARTEGLDYLEGYRQIRQAVCDAWARGHTVVAFNASYDLTVLDAEGRRLGLPGLDIGTVVDPYVIDREMDRSRPGRRTLQAVCEEYGVALPNPHEAEADALAAGHLTRALVARYPELAELDIMADQAAWHAERQRSFAEYLRGLGREVVDVDDSWPVRLPTPAGTDVLERPATETRFRRALRAIREFFRRLRRGDQDRSRSGQ
- the lppU gene encoding LppU family putative lipoprotein; translated protein: MNILRGAAGAAMALATAGVLGGCTSQVEGQAVSAANALATSTAPSFSLPTTTPSASSSTELSIDVATGECVALGGTVDDATIDYADCGTPSSNYKVVDVVDASAMCPGDIDQTYYESFGGVEVGALCLDIDWVVGTCMDLGGEDPQRIECGEPAVQGEEVTEILLDTSDVNDCATSEGGFVYRERNFVVCTDTI
- a CDS encoding ATP-dependent DNA ligase — translated: MDLPVVPPLAPMLAKVSSTVPSQPESGPPEWSYEPKWDGFRAIVFRDGDEVVLASRGGKDLVRYFPELADAVRAELPHRCVVDGEIVVPRERDGRTRLDWQALSERIHPAASRVTMLAEQTPAVFVGFDLLALGDENLMETPFADRRARLRSEIGGGKSCHVTVATTDTDTARRWFEEFEGAGLDGVVAKRLDGLYVPDKREMLKLKHARTADCVLMGYRKHKTVEGVGSLLLGLYHEGELAMVGGASAFTRERREELLAELQPLRLGEGVVEQGEPTRWRSAVDRSWVPLRPERVVEVAYDQMEGVSGAGMRFRHAAKFQRWRPDRDPESCTFDQLEVPVRYDLSDVLDRTED